From a region of the Basfia succiniciproducens genome:
- a CDS encoding aldo/keto reductase: MKMRKLGSQGLLVSEMGLGCMGMDHGYGKPVDRQAMITLIHKAIELGCNLFDTAPIYGFENEELLGKALKDHRENVVIATKLGVLDMELVDGQPVPVLDSSPASIREQLDGSLQRLQTDYIDLFYQHRVDPKVEPEVVAQTMKALIAEGKIKYWGISNAPADYIRRAHAVCPVSAIEDQYSMMWRKPEQDLFPMCDELGIGFMAYSPLGNGFLSGKVAQNTEYQEGDFRGQMGRFKPEVMAQNQALLDLIAQIAASKNATSAQVVLAWELAQKPYIVPIPGTTKLHRLEENFKGAEIELSAEELADLNTALSKLDINETFF; the protein is encoded by the coding sequence ATGAAAATGAGAAAGTTAGGCAGCCAAGGTTTGCTGGTTTCGGAAATGGGGCTGGGCTGTATGGGGATGGATCACGGTTATGGCAAGCCTGTGGATCGCCAAGCGATGATAACGCTGATTCATAAAGCCATCGAATTGGGCTGCAATCTGTTTGATACCGCACCGATTTATGGCTTTGAAAATGAAGAATTATTAGGCAAAGCGCTGAAAGATCATCGTGAAAATGTGGTGATTGCGACCAAACTCGGCGTGTTGGATATGGAACTGGTGGACGGTCAGCCGGTGCCGGTGTTGGACAGTAGCCCCGCTTCTATTCGCGAGCAGTTGGACGGTTCATTGCAACGCTTGCAGACAGATTACATCGATCTGTTCTATCAACATCGTGTTGATCCGAAGGTGGAACCGGAAGTGGTTGCGCAAACCATGAAAGCGTTGATTGCCGAAGGAAAAATCAAATACTGGGGGATTTCCAATGCACCTGCGGATTATATCCGCCGTGCTCATGCAGTGTGCCCCGTCAGCGCCATTGAAGATCAGTATTCAATGATGTGGCGCAAACCCGAGCAGGATTTGTTCCCGATGTGTGATGAATTGGGTATCGGCTTTATGGCGTACAGCCCGCTCGGCAATGGTTTTTTAAGCGGTAAAGTGGCACAAAATACCGAATATCAGGAAGGCGATTTCCGCGGCCAGATGGGGCGCTTTAAACCCGAAGTGATGGCGCAAAACCAAGCCTTATTGGATTTGATAGCTCAAATAGCCGCCAGCAAAAACGCCACTTCGGCGCAGGTGGTACTGGCTTGGGAGCTGGCGCAAAAACCTTATATCGTGCCGATTCCGGGCACCACTAAACTGCATCGTCTGGAAGAAAACTTTAAAGGCGCAGAGATTGAATTAAGCGCAGAGGAACTTGCCGATCTCAACACCGCTCTGTCCAAACTGGATATTAACGAAACATTTTTTTAA